Proteins encoded within one genomic window of Haematobia irritans isolate KBUSLIRL chromosome 5, ASM5000362v1, whole genome shotgun sequence:
- the LOC142238576 gene encoding alpha-tocopherol transfer protein-like, with product MMVQLKPLSEELQKVAIEELGEIPSRIPEDLEYLKTWINQQPHLRARMDDQFLIQFLRGCKYSREKAKEKLDYFHYLRTKKPEICHITNVDERKFRNLHNSGLVIPLPIPLNDTGPRLIMIRAIWETPKKFGMEYGLRYLSALHEVLMETDPYACIQGLIYVFDLQHFKKQSLVDISPILLKNLLEMKDKALPLRMKGVYIFNIPSYLEQFIKVAMTFVPEKLQKRIFVCGSNMDLLYNRLPRKYLPREYGGENGCLDDICKEYHTIWDDHREFFKQNAEYGTDEHLRIGEPLHCDDAEFGPGGSFRKVEVD from the exons ATGATGGTTCAGTTGAAACCGCTCTCTGAAGAATTACAAAAAGTTGCAATTGAAGAATTGGGCGAAATACCATCTAGGATTCCGGAGGATTTGGAATATCTGAAGACATGGATAAATCAACAACCACATTTACGAGCACGCATGGATGATCAGTTTCTCATACAGTTCTTGAGAGGTTGTAAATATAGTCGAGAGAAAGCCAAAGAGAAATTggattattttcattatttgagAACAAAAAAACCGGAGATTTGTCATATCACGAATGTCGATGAGAGGAAATTTCGTAATCTTCATAATTCGGG ACTTGTTATACCCCTTCCCATCCCACTGAATGACACTGGGCCCCGTTTAATCATGATACGTGCTATATGGgaaactcccaaaaaatttggaatggAATATGGTTTGCGTTACTTGAGTGCACTACATGAAGTCCTGATGGAGACCGATCCATATGCATGTATTCAGGGTCTGATCTATGTTTTTGATTTGCAGCATTTCAAAAAGCAGTCTTTGGTTGATATATcaccaattttattgaaaaatcttttggaaatgaaggataaagcttTACCCTTACGTATGAAGGGGgtttatattttcaatattccCTCGTATTTGGAGCAATTCATAAAAGTTGCGATGACTTTTGTTCCAGAGAAATTGCAAAAAAGG ATTTTCGTTTGCGGCTCCAACATGGATTTACTATACAATCGTTTACCTCGTAAATATTTGCCACGAGAATATGGTGGAGAAAATGGATGTTTGGATGACATATGCAAAGAATATCATACAATTTGGGATGATCATAGAgaatttttcaaacaaaatgcTGAATACGGAACCGATGAACACTTACGCATAGGCGAGCCACTTCATTGTGACGATGCTGAGTTTGGACCTGGTGGTTCTTTTCGAAAAGTTGAAGTGGACTAG
- the LOC142240379 gene encoding alpha-tocopherol transfer protein-like, protein MVDQQTGIIQLSEELQKIAIEELNELPSRIPQDLEILKTWLKQLPHLRARTDDRILIQFLRGCKYSLEKAKKKMEYMYEIKSKYPEYFLITNVDDPKFRSYHNTGTMIPLPIPLNDNGPRLIMVRFTFSGKEFRVMDSIRYMSALLEVLGVYDPYASINGFIYIMDFSQCGYEHVKEVNPTIMKLLITVKEKCLPMRFKGLYVINLEGYQEQLLKVALTFMPEKLRNRIFICGKDVSILEKHLPKKYLPHQYGGENGNLDELCAEYNHVWDEHRDYFQENSKCGIDEHLRLSKSVFSDFDELGVGGSFRRIEVD, encoded by the exons ATGGTTGACCAACAAACTGGGATAATTCAATTAAGCGAGGAATTGCAAAAAATTGCTATTGAAGAATTGAATGAATTGCCATCGAGAATACCTCAggatttggaaattttgaagaCTTGGTTAAAACAATTACCCCACCTAAGAGCCCGCACAGATGACCGAATTCTAATACAATTTCTTCGAGGCTGTAAATATAGTTTGGAAAAGGCGAAAAAGAAAATGGAATATATGtacgaaataaaatcaaaataccCCGAATATTTTCTAATCACTAATGTCGATGATCCAAAGTTTCGAAGTTATCATAATACAGG GACAATGATTCCTTTACCCATTCCATTGAATGACAATGGACCCCGTCTTATTATGGTTCGTTTTACTTTCTCCGGTaaagaatttcgtgtcatgGATAGTATTCGCTATATGTCTGCCTTACTTGAGGTTCTGGGAGTCTATGATCCCTATGCCAGTATCAATGGTTTCATATATATTATGGATTTTTCTCAATGCGGTTATGAGCATGTAAAAGAAGTGAACCCCACTATAATGAAACTCCTTATAACCGTTAAGGAGAAATGTCTACCGATGCGTTTTAAAGGTCTCTATGTCATCAACTTGGAAGGCTATCAGGAACAATTGCTGAAAGTTGCCTTAACATTTATGCCAGAAAAATTGCGCAACAGG ATTTTCATATGTGGCAAAGATGTTAGCATTTTGGAAAAACATTTACCGAAAAAATATCTACCTCATCAGTATGGTGGCGAAAATGGCAATTTGGATGAATTGTGTGCAGAATATAATCATGTTTGGGATGAACATCGAGACTATTTTCAAGAGAATTCCAAATGTGGCATTGATGAACACTTACGTTTGAGCAAATCGGTTTTCAGTGATTTTGATGAATTGGGTGTGGGTGGCTCATTTAGGAGAATTGAAGTGGATTAA